In the genome of Microcoleus vaginatus PCC 9802, the window TTTTCCGACATTCGCGGCTACACCACGCTGACGGAAAATCTGGGAGCGTCCGAGGTGGTATCCCTGCTAAACCAATATTTTGAGACGATGGTGGAGGCGGTTTTCCCCTACGAAGGCACTTTAGACAAGTTTATCGGCGATGCTTTAATGGCGGTGTTCGGCGCGCCCCTGCCGCTGAATCCCCCGGAAAGTCACGGTTGGATGGCGGTTCAGTCGGCTTTAGATATGCGCCGGCGTTTGAAAGAGTTTAATGATTCTCGCCCCGGCGAAGTTCCGTTTCGCTTCGGAATTGGGATTAGTTCCGGAGAGGTGGTTTCGGGAAATATTGGTTCCCAAAAGCGGATGGATTACACGGTAATCGGGGATGCGGTGAATTTGAGTTCGCGATTGGAACAGCTTACGAAGGAGTACGGTTGCGATATAATTTTGAGCGAATTTACATACAGTTTGTGCCGCGAAGGGATTTGGGTGCGAGAGTTAGACAAGGTGCGGGTTAAGGGCCAAAATCAGCCAGTGGGTATTTACGAGTTGCTGCAAAATAGTTCTGAACCCATCGATGGGGAAACCCTTCGGTTTTTGGAACTTTACAGTAACGGTAGGGATGCTTATATTGCTAGAAATTTTCAGAAAGCTATTAGTTATTTTGAACCAGCTTTAGCCATGCGACCCAGCGATCGACCTGTGGAAGTTCACCTCGACCGATCCCTGAGCTATTTGGAAGTACCCCCGCCCGATGATTGGGACGGCGTGCATACGATGACAACCAAGTAGTAGATTATATTACATCCGAGTGCTCAAAAGTAAAAAGATTTGATAAAGTGGTGAGATCTTCCTTATGACAGAGTTAACAGATGTAAAAATGTGAAAACATAAATCGGATGCCATATTAAACTTTAGTATTTATTTCCAGGCTAGCAATTAAATGAGTTATTTATCTGTTCCGAATGCCACAAAAGCCGATCGGATTCTGGTGGTAGACGACGCACCAGATAATGTTTTGTTGGTTCAAACAATCCTAGAAGAAGAAGGTTACGAAATTAGCACGGCAGAAAACGGCTTTTCTGCCTTGAGTCAAATTGACAAGTCAGCCCCGGATTTGGTACTGCTAGACGTGATGATGCCGGGAATGGACGGTTACGAAGTCACTAAACGAATCCGACAAAATAAGGAATTGCCCTTTATCCCGATTTTGCTGATCACGGCTCACGACAGTGCGAGCGTAGTGCAGGGGTTGGACATGGGAGCAGACGATTTTATCCGCAAACCAGTCGAAATGGATGAACTGCTGGCGAGGGTACGATCGCTCCTGCGGCTAAAACACAGTGTAGACGAGCGGAATTCGATCGCCCTCCAGCGCGAAGATTTTGTCTCCCGACTCGCTCACGACTTGCGGACGCCCCTCGTAGCCGCCGATCGAATGCTAACTTTAATGCAGCAGGGAGCTTTGGGAGAAATTTCCCTTCCCATGCGGGACGCTTTCGGGACGATGGTTCGCAGCAACAAAAACCTGATTACGATGGTAAATATGTTGCTGGAAGTCTACCGCTACGAAGCAGGCGCCAAATCCCTAAGTTTTGCTCCCGTGGACTTGCGCCAGCTTATTACTGAGGTAGCTGAAGAACTAGCTCCCCTAGCGGATGCTAAAGGTTTGTCGGTAAATTTAGACTTGACCGAAAGTGCAGAAAGTGCACCGATTGCGAAGTATCCGGGCGATCGTCTGGAACTGCACCGCTTGCTGACAAATTTAATCGGAAATGCGATTAAATTCACGGACAACGGCTCAATAGATGTCAGCTTAAAAGCTGCAAATTCACCTGCTTATACGAGCTTCAAAAACCAACCGCTGGCATGGGTAATCATAGAAATCAAAGACTCCGGCGCCGGCATTTCTCCCACCGAGAAAGCAAAGTTATTTGAAAGGTTTGGCCCGGGAACTCACAAGAGATCCGGTACAGGTTTGGGACTACACCTCTGTCGGCAAATTGTCGAAGCTCACCGCGGCACGATCGAAGTAAAATCAGATTTGGGCAAAGGCAGTTTGTTTAGTATTCGCTTGCCTTGTTAGATCGGTATAATTAACTCTAACTTTGGGGTGCGAAAAGCGCACATTACTACAGATAAACTGTAATTGTAGGCGGCAAAGTGCGTACCTAATCGAATTATGGTTAATCTACCCGATGTCATATAATTACTTGGCAACCGAATTTATGGCAATATGTCTAACTGTCCAGTGTGCGGTGCTGAATACATAGAAAAAAAAGCAGAGTTTTGCTCGATTTGTGGCTGGGATTTGACTCCCTACCCGCAACGTGCTAAGCCTTCCAAAACTTATTTAAAAAAAGAACAAGTTAGATTGCAGTGGGCAAAACAAATGTGGGAAGTGGCTCGCAATCAACAAAATTGGTCAGCTCAATTTGAGCAGTTGCAGAGTGAATTTCAGGAAGGGGCGATCGCCCGCACATACATTCAATCTCAGTTAGAATGGGTTCTGTACCGCCTCGAACAACTAAACCCCGAATTGATTGTCAGCACTCTACTGCGACTGGAAGACAAAATCGGCGCCATACCTGACTCTCCTCCGGCTATCTCCGAAGTAGGGATGGACTACCGCCAACTGACAAAGCTATTAGAAACCGGAAAATGGCGCAAAGCTGATGAACACACTTGGGAAATCTTGCTGAAAATCGCTGTCAGGGAAGACGAAGGCTGGCTGAGTGCAGCCGATATTGACAGTTTTCCTTCTACAGACCTTCGCACGATCGACCAACTTTGGCAACAATACAGCAGCGGGCGGTTCGGGTTGAGCGTGCAGCAGCAGATTTGGGAAAGTACCGAGGCAAATTATACTGAATTTTGCGATCGCGTCGGCTGGCGAGTCAAGGAAAATTGGAAATATTACAGCGAGCTCTCATTTAACGAAGATGCTCCCGCCGGACATCTCCCCGTCACCGCATGGAGACAGCGCGCCTGTTACGGTGCTGGTAAACTCACTGCCGCAGAAAACTTTGCCCGCATCGCTGCGAAACTGGCAACTGGCGATCGCTAATCATCCAAAATAAAAAATTCAAAATCGACATTAACTGCTATAATCAAAACGGTTTAGCAACTGGGGCTGTGGCTCAGATGGATAGAGCAAGCGCCTCCTGAAGAATCGGGCACCCTGCGAGGAAACTCTAGGAGTGAATGTGGTCAAATTTGGTGAAACCTAAAGAGTTCGTGGGTTCCTATGACTCTAAGGCAATACCAAGCCAAGCCTGAGTTCAGCGCGATTAAACAATCGCCTATATTGAAATCAGGAAGGTTTAGAGACTAGACGGTCACCACCTAAAAGCTGCAAGCATATGGTGAAGGTATAGTCCAGAGAGTGGGGAAACTCACACAAATCTGAAGCGCTAGGTCGCCGGTTCGAACCCGGCCAGTCCCGTTAAAAATCAAGAAAAATTAAAAGCAGGAGGGGAAAGCTTAAGTTTTGCCCCTCTTTTTTGCATATCTGCTAACGAATTCGCCCACAGACGAATACTTGCTGGAAGACGAGGACTTACGCAGAACCTCTCTCTCTAGGGTCCATCTGAAATCTAAAATCTAAAATCACCTGTTTAAGCCCCACCACAAGCGTAGAGTCAATCTACAATCTAAAATCTAAAATCTATGATCCCCCGACCCTTTTTTAATTTTTAATTTTTAATTCCTGTTAGTGGGCTATACGTGCGGTATTTTTTGTTATGGTTCCTTTGTGAGTTACATAAAATTTTTATAGGTTTAGATGTGGTTAAGAATCAATTCCAACACGCAGCGTTACAAGCGTTTGAACACTTCACGCAGTTTTTGGTTCGTAGTAGGGCTTTTGATGGCGTTTTGGTTTGGCTATCAGCAGGTTAAGAGCGAATTTCAGAGACCCCAAGCTGTGTTAGTTCTAGGTGGGGCTACGGAGCGAGAGGTGTTTGCCGCCAAATTTGCTCGCGATTACCCTGAATTGCCGATTTGGGTGTCGTCTGGGAGCAATCCGGAGTTCGCGGAATGGGTGTTTTCAGAAGCCGGAATTGAGTCCGATCGCCTGCACTTAGACTACAGAGCGGTGGATACGGTAACAAATTTTACCACCCTGGTAGATGAATTGAAAGCTCAAGGGATTGAGAGCGTGTATCTGATCACTTCTGACGATCATATGCGGCGAGCTCAGATTATCGGCGAAATCGTGCTCGGCAGTCGAGGCATTAGCTTTAAGCCTGTGGCAGTTCCGTCTGGGCGAACCCCCGAACCGGTGGAAAAAGCTGTTCGCGACGGCGCTAGGGCTATTCTTTGGCTGACAACCGGTTATACGGGTGCTAACTTCAGCCAAGCCAGAATTGAATAAACACAAGGAAGCATTGAGCAATTGTTAATTTTTTGCCATTCGCTCAGGTTTTAAAACTTGTCTTCTACAGCTATTTCAGGAAGGGGGAAGATGCTGATGATAAATGCGTAACAGAAGAGAACGAGTAGTTTAAAATCAGTATATGAACTTCAAGAGCCAAAGTTAATGACCGACCAAATTCTGCCGCAAGTTCTGGAGCAAATTTTGAGTGACACCAAAACGCCGGATGCTGTTTTTTCGGCTTTGGTGCCGGCTTTAGGCGAGGTGTTAAATTGCGATCGCGTCTTTCTCTACCTCCGCAATCCTGAAACGCAAATGGGCAGAGTACCTTACTGCTGGCGTCGCAACTCAAACTATCCCGAGGTTTGGGACGCGGAATGGAAAAAAGAACCTGAATCTTTAGGGGAAGAAGACCCTTTGTTTGCAGCAGCTTTGCGAACTGAAGCGTCGATTTTTGTTGAGGATGTTGAAACAGCCAATCCTGAAGTAGTCAACAAAAATTTTGAGGCCAAAGAGTTCGGACATCGAGCTTTAATTCACGCTCACCTTTGTGCTGACGAGTTATTGTGGGGGGTTTTGCAGCCTTGTATGTTCGATCGCCCCCGAGTTTGGACTGACTTCGATCGCCAAGTTATCGCAGCAGTTACAGAAAAAATTTCGCCTTTAGCTGTCGCTTATGTCACCGCCTCCGCATCAAAAGATGAGCGATAAAAATCAATAATTTACTTGTAGAGAGCGGCTGGGCCTTGAATGAATGTCAACTTAAGACTAAAACCACGTCTAGATCGGGGTTTTAGCCCAATCTCAATCCCCTTTCCGGCAGACGAAAGACCGTTTCGGGTTCCCCCCTTTTTAAGTTAGGGGGGATCGAGGCGCTAATTTTCACACAAAAGTGTGGTACTCAATTTGAGCTGAGTGTTCTCACCAATGGTGAGGTGTGCATCGCCCTGAGGATAGACTTGGTGCACAATTCTTGTTTAAAAAACGCCCCAATTTTGAATGCCCCGACTGCTGAAAATCCCTTGAGCTCGACTAATATCATCCTCAGCGCCATCTACTACCACCAAATAATCGCCGGCCCGCAGGCGATCGGTGTAAATTCTAGCTGTTTCTTCGGGAATTCCCAAGTCAGTCAAAGCCTTCACCACTCCACCGAAATTCGCAGCCGCGACGCCAGTGCTTGCTACGGTAGCCACCAGTGAGGCGCCGAAAGTCCCCGCTGCAATCATCGGCCCGATTCCGGGAATAGCTAAACTTCCGAGACCCACTAGGAAGCTGGCTAAAGCACTATTTGTCAGAGTTTCTCCAACCACTGCTGATCCTGTGTCTAGATTTTTGTCGCCCACCTGAGTGCTAGTTTGAGTATCGCCTACAGACTCACCTGCCTCCCTAGCAACAACCGAAACTTTATCCATTGGAAACCCGGAAGATTTCAATTCTGTCAGAGCTTGCTCGGCATCTTCGCGGTTAGAAAACAATCCCAACGCGCGGGTTTGATTGCTTGTTACCATATCTTTCTTCTTATCTCCTGTCAAATTAAACTCAAATTCAAGCCTAATTATTGCGCTTGTTTTCAATCACTTATATTGATATTTTTCGATGTTTATCTTCAGCCTTCATCTATCTGTAGATATAACCTGAAAAACAGCAACAAAAGTTATAAAATCAGCGACCCAAATCGTGCATGGCATTAATCTCGATCGCACATCTTTGAGTCAGCGCTTGCAATTCCTCGCGATCCGAGGAACCGGGCGCTTCAATTAGCTTGCCAATTCGCACCGTCAGCGGCACCGGACGCGGCACTGCCGAACCTTTGGACGAAATGGCGTGAGTTCCCCACAAACTAACAGGTAACAGCGGCGCTTTTGCCTTAGCAGCTATCAGCGCAGCACCTAATTTCGGTTCAGTAATTCTGCCATCTGGCGTGCGAGTTCCCTGCAAAAATACACCCGTCGCCCAGCCATTTTCCAAAGAGTGGATAGCCGATCGAATTGCACTGCGATCGGCACTTTCTCGCTTCACTGGATAAGCGCCATAAAGCGTAATTGCCTGCTTCAAAATAGGAACTTTAAATAACTCTTCCTTTGCCATAAATGCGACAGGTCGCCTCATGCAATTAGACAAAATCGGCGGGTCAAAATCGCTGGCGTGATTGCTGACTACCACCAGCGGCCCTTCTGCTGGAACATTTTCTGCACCGTAGATGCGGCCTCGAAAGTACAGGTGCAGCATCGGGCTGACAATTGACCATTTGAATAAATAGTAGAGAAGTAAACTTTCGACCGGTTCGCGACTTTTGCTCACAGAAAAACCTTAGATTTTAAATTACATCGAATATTAGCCTATCAGATCGAGTCCGTTTGAGATTATTCGGCGCTTGAAACCGCTTCTTGTCAAACGAAGTCCGCCTGCGCGGACTGAAGAATATAGTCCGCGCAGGCGGACTTTGCTTGTGTAGCGGCAGAATTTATTCTGGCGGACTATTTGCTTGTGTAGCGCCAGAATTTATTCTGGCGAATTCCTAAATGTCAAAACTTTGCAAAGGCTCAATTTCCAGCCAGCATGGCTTTCTGTCCTTCCGAAGAAGTCGCATAGCCCAAGAAATCCTTAACTGCTTGGCTAGGAGGATTTTTGTAAGCGTAGTACAACTGTCGCTTGTAAGGATAGTTACCAGCATCCGGCGTCGCACCGTTGACGGGAACAACGCGCACCGTTTTCTGATTGACTACTTGAGCGAAAGTCGCATAGCCAATACCGTTGTTGCCTAAAGCTTGCAGCAGGGGAGTTGTCGCATCTCGATCGAGCGTGGTAATATTTGGCGCCCGGCCAAACTCGCCACCTCCGAGCACTTGTTCTTTAAACGTTTGGTGAGTGCCACTAACTTCTGGTCGATTTATCACTTTAATCGGGCCTTGGGGGCCACCGACTTTCGACCAGTCTTGAGCATTTCCCTTGAAGATATCTTGCGTTTGAGCGGAAGTTAAACCTCCTTTAAACGGGTTGTTAATGCCGACTACGAGGGCGATCGTATCTAGGGCAACAGGCACCGCTGCCAAACCCTGACCTTGTTCTTGAGCCGTCAAAGGTTGCGATACCGCAGCAATATCGGCTGTTCCTGCGACCAAATCTTGAATTCCCTTTGCAGAACCGTTAGCTTTGGAATCAACTCTAGTGCCAGGAAACTTGGCCTGAAAGCCATTCTTAAGGTTGAGGTTGATTGTCACCATACTGGTAGAACCTTGAATCCTGACAGTCGTACCCGCAGGAACAGAAGCTGGAAGCGCAAAGGAACTAGCTGCAACAGGCGAAGCACGGCCGACTACTGGCGCGACGGGAAGTGGGACGACATCGCCTGCAGGTGTGGGAGTGGGGGGATTGTTACTAACATCTTGCGACGCTGGTTTGTTCAGAAAAAAGAACCAGCCACCACCGGCTAGCAAGAGAAATAACAGGATAAAAACTATGGGGGAAGGCCCGCTCTTAGCCATAAAATTGTCCTTAGCTGGGAAGTTCTTTGTTGTTGGAGTCGTCTAACA includes:
- a CDS encoding phosphate ABC transporter substrate-binding protein, producing the protein MAKSGPSPIVFILLFLLLAGGGWFFFLNKPASQDVSNNPPTPTPAGDVVPLPVAPVVGRASPVAASSFALPASVPAGTTVRIQGSTSMVTINLNLKNGFQAKFPGTRVDSKANGSAKGIQDLVAGTADIAAVSQPLTAQEQGQGLAAVPVALDTIALVVGINNPFKGGLTSAQTQDIFKGNAQDWSKVGGPQGPIKVINRPEVSGTHQTFKEQVLGGGEFGRAPNITTLDRDATTPLLQALGNNGIGYATFAQVVNQKTVRVVPVNGATPDAGNYPYKRQLYYAYKNPPSQAVKDFLGYATSSEGQKAMLAGN
- a CDS encoding YdcF family protein, which produces MWLRINSNTQRYKRLNTSRSFWFVVGLLMAFWFGYQQVKSEFQRPQAVLVLGGATEREVFAAKFARDYPELPIWVSSGSNPEFAEWVFSEAGIESDRLHLDYRAVDTVTNFTTLVDELKAQGIESVYLITSDDHMRRAQIIGEIVLGSRGISFKPVAVPSGRTPEPVEKAVRDGARAILWLTTGYTGANFSQARIE
- a CDS encoding hybrid sensor histidine kinase/response regulator; its protein translation is MSYLSVPNATKADRILVVDDAPDNVLLVQTILEEEGYEISTAENGFSALSQIDKSAPDLVLLDVMMPGMDGYEVTKRIRQNKELPFIPILLITAHDSASVVQGLDMGADDFIRKPVEMDELLARVRSLLRLKHSVDERNSIALQREDFVSRLAHDLRTPLVAADRMLTLMQQGALGEISLPMRDAFGTMVRSNKNLITMVNMLLEVYRYEAGAKSLSFAPVDLRQLITEVAEELAPLADAKGLSVNLDLTESAESAPIAKYPGDRLELHRLLTNLIGNAIKFTDNGSIDVSLKAANSPAYTSFKNQPLAWVIIEIKDSGAGISPTEKAKLFERFGPGTHKRSGTGLGLHLCRQIVEAHRGTIEVKSDLGKGSLFSIRLPC
- a CDS encoding 1-acyl-sn-glycerol-3-phosphate acyltransferase — encoded protein: MSKSREPVESLLLYYLFKWSIVSPMLHLYFRGRIYGAENVPAEGPLVVVSNHASDFDPPILSNCMRRPVAFMAKEELFKVPILKQAITLYGAYPVKRESADRSAIRSAIHSLENGWATGVFLQGTRTPDGRITEPKLGAALIAAKAKAPLLPVSLWGTHAISSKGSAVPRPVPLTVRIGKLIEAPGSSDREELQALTQRCAIEINAMHDLGR
- a CDS encoding GAF domain-containing protein, with product MTDQILPQVLEQILSDTKTPDAVFSALVPALGEVLNCDRVFLYLRNPETQMGRVPYCWRRNSNYPEVWDAEWKKEPESLGEEDPLFAAALRTEASIFVEDVETANPEVVNKNFEAKEFGHRALIHAHLCADELLWGVLQPCMFDRPRVWTDFDRQVIAAVTEKISPLAVAYVTASASKDER